The segment GTGGTGGGAGTGGATCGCTCACTCTGAAAAGACACTATAAATCAAACAGTGGTGTTACTGCTGCTCAGTTGgcatcatcaactacattTGCTCAGACTCTACAAAACATGCCCAATTCACCAAGCATGGAACAAGTAAGCAAAAGTGGTGTATTTACCAATGAGAATCATGAATCACAAGAAATAGGGTcagttttcaataataGTAGTACTAGTGGAGGTGTTGCCGGCGGCGAAGATAAGAATGATGATATAAGTATGTTTTTATCTGCAGAACCGACCGTCGCTTTATCTCAGCCAAGTTCACCTAATCGAGCTAAAACAGTGAGGAAAAAACCACctccaattgatgattccGATGGTGATAGTGTATAGTGGAATGTATAGAAATAACATTCTCTAAGAAATACGATTCAACGACTTCTTGTTTTTGTCTTTTAGTGTATGACACCTATAAACTCTTCTGGTAGAATAACTTAACTTAGAGTACGACTTTGGTTCTGTTTTATCTTCCTCTCGTAATTGCTGAATCCGTTCATGTGTAATCAGTAAAGAGGAAAATCAATTCTATAATATTAATCTATTGTCACTTTTACATAAAACAATTTTAACTCCGTATATTCAATAAATTACATCAGCATAATCCCACCGAGCACGTGGAATGGGCTCAGGTTGAAAGAATCATTCGGCTAATCACATTGGAACTGTCGAACAAGTACAGCTATACACCGTCGTTGTCGTTGACAAGCAGTAATGGGATCAGGAACTCCTGTAGTCTTGTCATTCGTTATTTCGTTCAAAAAGCACAAATCGTGAAATTCACTGGAATAATCGGTTCCAATTAATGAATTACATGAGGTTGATTATGGGAAAACATCGTCCCAAAGCCAGAAGTAGCCACAGCAAATATGGCATAATTGAAGGATGAAATTATAACCGTCAATTAAACGCACGCCGGATAATATGACACAGGCGCATTGTGTATTAACGAGATTTAACAATAAGCCCATTGTTCGTAAATTTCAGTTAGTACTGTTCTCACTGCTTCTATATTCCCACTATCGTTCAGGACATATGCTCTAGAATGCTGTTCACTTAGTACTAAATTATCCCAAATATCGCAATGTTTTCATGTTTCACTGAGTAATCCATAAATATCAATCCAAATGGAAATCCATGATTACTGTAAAATCATAGATATCACATCAGTGACTAATGCATGCTCCTTACTTggattgaatcaaaatttcgTTTGTTTAATTGTTCCTAATTATGGGTCGCGATTTGTGTACTCAGGTAAGTATATAAGAGCACATTATTGTTACAACGTCAACCAATAAGACAAAAGTGTATATTATGTCAGACCTATGGAGCAGAAAACTcgttcaaaattttgttgttgcaacTTTTGTTGCGTTTTTTGTAGATTAAAAATGTGAGAGAAACAAGTTGTGCACCACTATCAAGTCCCTATGCTTTTTTGGATACACGTGCACGGAGTAATAAGACCGAGATAACTCATCTACAAAAAAAATGATTCccaatttttaatttacACCGCAAAAGTCTTGACTGTGAAGAGCATGCAAAATGATATAGTAACACAGCTGCCATTACTGAATCGACCGGAATCACAAATCTCACTGGCTCTATCAACAAAACCAGCAGAGACAGCGCCCATCCATCTACCTGTCATAGATCCCACATCAAATCCTGAAATTCTTGTGTTCAATCTCAATGACATCAAACAACTACGCAACAAGTATCATATATTGGGTATTCTAATTGGTACTTTGCAACAGTACCCTCAACAGAATATATTCTTATCAGTACCGTTAAAGTTAAACATTTATGAAGTTTTATGGTTGgttcaatatcaatacGCGGTTTTAATTGACCAATTGGCTTATAGGAAtgctaaattgaaaaaacagGAGGAGCAATTTCAGGGTAAGGTAAAGAATGATAGTTTGACAGAGAAAAACATTATGGTTGTGGAAAATTGTGACCCTAATTACGATGCTAAGCTTGCTGAATCTTTTGAgatatcaattgaattataTTTGTCCAGGTATTTCAGGAATAGTAGTGGTAAAAGTCTAGCTCGGTTCATTAATCATTACAAGTATTACAAGtatttacaaaattgtgGATTCTACATTAATCCaggattgaaatttggtgGAGATTTGGTAATTTACCCTGGTGATCCATTACGATACCACTCTTATTCGATGGTGAAATTTGATGTGGTTGATATGTATGATATCATTGTTGGTGGAAGATTGGCTACCAGTGTAAAGAAGAATTTAATCTTGATGGAGTTGAAAGGAGAGGAGACAATTGACGATAGTCAGGTttctgttgatgataagttcttgaaacaattgttcgatgatgatgatgagctCGTTTGTTTTTCCATTGAGTGGGCGGGATTTGGATAATGTATAGGGATGTATGGTTGATGCCATTGTATCAAAAGGTCTTACatttatatattttatGTAGTTATAGTGAAGCGTGTATGTTCTTTTAAGGCGAAGGTCTACATTAACGAAGTGTCTCTACTCCTTGTTAATTGACAGTCATTTTTAAAGGGCCCCATGTGCCTTGCATCTGATATTCCATGTCAATTAGGTTTGTGTTCAATCAAGTTTAACCTTTTTTTTGGCAGATTTAACTTCATAGAATACCATCTCAGTTTATCACATGAACACACTGCTTATTCCTACTACAAGTCATCATTATAGTTTTAAAGTATTGAATGGACAAACAGAGTATACCTGTAATTATTCCCGGAAGCAGCTGCAATGGATTGTTTGAGTGAAGAACTTGCAAAAGCAAGCTTGACAGCCACAGACTCATTTGAAGAGCAAGATAATCTAGACCACACAGACAGGGAAAATGTTGACACTAAGCTCTGTGCTAACGCCAACAATGTTGGAAATGCGAATAGCCTTTCACAAACATCGATCATAACAAGTCAGccaacatcaatttcaacaagcCCATCACGAAAAACATCAACTACAAGCTCCAATTCCATTAAAGATAGAAACCTCACTATAGAGGAAGAGTATACTCAATTCTTTTATGATGAAACTGATTCGGATCCTAATTTCATTAATTTGGTGGAGCAGTTGTCAGAGATTTTTCCCACCTTTTCAAAAGCTGACTTGAAAATCAGATTGAAGCTTAATGATAATGTTGAACAACTAATGGAAGAGTTGTTCATTGAATGCGAGCAAAGtgaattgttggatatAGAAAACATGGCGAAAGAGGAAGTAACTAGACTACAGGGATCAAACCATTCAGAGGAGCCAACAAAGCAAGGTTTGGCGTGGTATCAAAAGCCATCCAAACCTGGGCCCAAGCTTCAGCTGTCAAAATATATTGTGGAGACGTGTCAGTTGCAAGAAATATTTCCTCACCTTAGCCCACCGTTGATTGAGCAAGCTCTAATTAAAAGAAATGGTGATATGGATGCTACGTCTGTTGATTTGCTTGATCCGGATTCTATTGAGACGAAAGGCGACAAATCTCAAGCCAATGCGTGGCAGGATAATACTGATTTATTGTGTCGACTCAAAATGTTTTTAAACCTTAGCGATAGTGGTATCACTGCGGGACAAGATCTAACCAAACGCGTCctagaagaagaagagatcCAGTTTCATATACGCAAGTGTCGTCAAGATTACAGTGAGACATTGAAAAGTATCATTGTCAATTGTCGACCAAAAGTACAACACAAAGTGACTGTGAGGGGTGTCGGTGG is part of the Candida orthopsilosis Co 90-125, chromosome 2 draft sequence genome and harbors:
- a CDS encoding Cue2 protein (S. cerevisiae homolog CUE2 has ubiquitin binding) is translated as MDCLSEELAKASLTATDSFEEQDNLDHTDRENVDTKLCANANNVGNANSLSQTSIITSQPTSISTSPSRKTSTTSSNSIKDRNLTIEEEYTQFFYDETDSDPNFINLVEQLSEIFPTFSKADLKIRLKLNDNVEQLMEELFIECEQSELLDIENMAKEEVTRLQGSNHSEEPTKQGLAWYQKPSKPGPKLQSSKYIVETCQLQEIFPHLSPPLIEQALIKRNGDMDATSVDLLDPDSIETKGDKSQANAWQDNTDLLCRLKMFLNLSDSGITAGQDLTKRVLEEEEIQFHIRKCRQDYSETLKSIIVNCRPKVQHKVTVRGVGGRVQRGGSRTTSRSKTEYRLTPTTYKYKANRAESLELQQMYLINEELQMLDESILINALEFYEGDCDKVLQFAIEVLSNCSVEQLPTVKYSLGIDSKNKLTKQSTSNGIKPIHGEIVYPNLAESFKGYSAKRRQSSSHFSTSITTKDISKYVSGSKVDLHGKTALEALTLTRNVLDAWWQEEIEQRIEHGKLNSYGSLAVFVDNLLIITGRGIHSVNGVSIVRRYVKDYLVRNRYVFDERVGNFEIKGMRKR